AGCCGGGATACGGCTATCCGCAGTACGGCCAGCAGGACCCGAACCAGAACCCGTACGCGCAGCCCGGCCAGCAGCCGGGGTACGGCTACCCGGGTGGTCAGCCGGGCGGTCTCCCGCAGGCCCCGGCCGCGGCGGCGGGCTACGACCCGAACGCACCGTACGGCTACGACCCGCACGGTCGCCCGTACTCGGACAAGTCCAAGATCGTCGCGGGTGTGCTGCAGCTCTTCATCGGCACGCTGGGCATCGGCCGCTTCTACACCGGGCACACCGGCATGGCCATCGCCCAGCTCCTCACCTGCGGCGGCGTGGGCATCTGGGCCCTCATCGACGGCATCATGATCCTCGTCAGCGACGACAAGACCGATGCCAAGGGCCGCGTCCTCCGCTCCTGACGCCGTCGGCCCTCCGGCGCCCACCGGGCACCCGGACCCGCCGCCTCCCGTTTCCCCGCGACCGGAGACGGCGGGTATCGCGCGCCCGCGGCCGGCGGAGGGCGTAC
The Streptomyces sp. CNQ-509 DNA segment above includes these coding regions:
- a CDS encoding TM2 domain-containing protein, which gives rise to MSDPYQNPYGQQPGQPGQPGQPGQQPQPGYGYPQYGQQDPNQNPYAQPGQQPGYGYPGGQPGGLPQAPAAAAGYDPNAPYGYDPHGRPYSDKSKIVAGVLQLFIGTLGIGRFYTGHTGMAIAQLLTCGGVGIWALIDGIMILVSDDKTDAKGRVLRS